A stretch of the Bradyrhizobium sp. CCBAU 53351 genome encodes the following:
- a CDS encoding polyhydroxyalkanoic acid system family protein, which translates to MSAPLVVSIPHRLGREEAVRRLKTGLGRAAASIPVMQVEEERWSGDSMAFRIRAMGQVATGKVDVGDDQVRVEVVLPWLLQRFAEMAQATIKKRGQLLLTKDGGK; encoded by the coding sequence ATGTCAGCACCGCTTGTCGTTTCAATCCCGCATCGTCTCGGCCGCGAGGAGGCGGTGCGCCGGCTCAAGACCGGGCTCGGCCGCGCGGCCGCCAGCATTCCCGTGATGCAGGTGGAGGAGGAGCGCTGGAGCGGCGACAGCATGGCCTTTCGCATTCGCGCGATGGGGCAGGTCGCAACGGGGAAGGTCGATGTCGGCGACGATCAGGTTCGGGTCGAGGTGGTGCTGCCCTGGCTGCTGCAGCGCTTCGCCGAGATGGCGCAGGCCACGATCAAGAAGCGCGGGCAGCTGCTGCTGACCAAGGACGGCGGAAAGTAA
- a CDS encoding DUF3309 family protein gives MSIGTIILIILVIALLGGFSGIGGGPFYGTGYYGGGGLGLVIVILLILLLLGRI, from the coding sequence ATGTCTATCGGTACGATCATTCTGATCATTCTCGTCATCGCCTTGCTCGGCGGCTTCAGCGGCATCGGCGGCGGCCCGTTCTACGGGACCGGCTATTACGGCGGCGGCGGCCTCGGGCTCGTCATCGTCATCCTGCTGATCCTTCTGCTGCTCGGACGGATCTAG
- the treY gene encoding malto-oligosyltrehalose synthase translates to MPPAIPLATYRLQLTADFDFDKAAAVVPYLKALGITHLYASPVMKARKGSTHGYDTVDHSQFNPELGGESGFTRLSDALEAHDIGLVIDFVPNHVGVHFADNPWWLDVLEWGQASPHAVSFDIDWDLLPYRARGGVLLPILGKSYGDALESGEIELRYDPDQGSFSAWYFEHRLPIAPERYGEILRMTVKDAEAAETEAGKRLLSLAARYTGLRRPNRKEAPAFKTELREIAGGADIIARGLAAYRAAKDRPAQTLALHHLLERQNYKLGHWRLASSDINYRRFFDVNGLAGLRVEDATTFAATHRLVKQLIAGGRLQGIRLDHIDGLRDPAQYCQRLRRLVRDAQGNSKPFYTVIEKILCEHERLPHFAGVQGTTGYEWMNVITQVLVDTKGLAALDETWRQISNRPPQLAPYVKEAKRRVLETLLTSEFTVLTRLLARIANGHYSTRDFSADSLRQALELYVLHFPVYRTYLTNSGATAADRKLIDDTIARARSEWFAADEGIFDFLRDALTMDLLKPGRPPHSAPRVRRFALKVQQFTGPMMAKSLEDTAFYQFHRLLALNEVGGDPASNGLNIPAFHEAMQARAREWPLGMTATATHDTKRAEDARARIAGLSEIPGEWTSAVSRWKVLNAPHLTLQGNFRAPSATFEYMLYQTLLGAWPLQGPIDSGFVERIQAYALKAAREGKEETSWLNPHEAYENGIKSFIDKILDPTLSGEFLEALQTLARRVALLGALNALSQLTLKATLPGVPDFYQGTEFWDLSLVDPDNRRPIDFGARHAALGSLDDPDWGGLKKSWPDGLIKLAWTRRLLRLRNELADVFAQGDYQPLAVHGTHADHVIAFARRHGRSAAIVVVGRHFAPFTQAGREWPAPDGVDATIDITGYAAAGFAGNELPLAQAFRDFPAFVVEARTASAVRPARPRARA, encoded by the coding sequence ATGCCTCCTGCCATTCCGCTCGCGACCTACCGGCTGCAGCTCACCGCGGATTTCGACTTCGACAAGGCCGCCGCCGTCGTGCCTTACCTCAAGGCGCTGGGAATCACGCATCTCTACGCCTCGCCGGTGATGAAGGCGCGCAAGGGCTCGACCCATGGCTACGATACCGTCGATCACAGCCAGTTCAATCCGGAGCTCGGCGGCGAATCCGGCTTCACACGGCTGAGCGACGCACTCGAGGCCCACGACATCGGCCTCGTCATCGACTTCGTCCCGAACCATGTCGGCGTGCATTTCGCGGACAATCCCTGGTGGCTCGACGTGCTCGAATGGGGCCAGGCCTCGCCGCACGCGGTCTCCTTCGACATCGACTGGGACCTGTTGCCTTACCGCGCGCGCGGCGGCGTGCTGCTGCCGATCCTCGGCAAGTCCTACGGCGACGCACTGGAGAGCGGCGAGATCGAGCTGCGCTACGATCCCGACCAGGGCAGCTTCTCCGCCTGGTATTTCGAACATCGCTTGCCGATCGCGCCGGAGCGCTATGGCGAGATCCTGCGCATGACCGTGAAGGACGCGGAAGCCGCCGAAACGGAGGCCGGCAAACGCCTGCTCTCGCTCGCGGCGCGCTACACCGGACTGCGCCGCCCCAACCGCAAGGAAGCCCCCGCTTTCAAGACCGAGCTCAGGGAGATCGCAGGTGGCGCCGATATCATCGCACGCGGCCTTGCTGCTTATCGTGCCGCCAAGGATCGTCCCGCGCAGACCCTGGCGCTGCATCATCTGCTGGAACGTCAGAACTACAAGCTCGGGCACTGGCGGCTCGCCTCCAGCGATATCAACTACCGCCGCTTCTTCGACGTCAACGGACTTGCGGGCCTGCGTGTCGAGGACGCGACCACTTTCGCCGCCACGCACCGGCTGGTGAAGCAGCTCATCGCTGGCGGCAGGCTACAGGGCATCCGGCTCGATCACATCGACGGCCTGCGCGATCCCGCGCAATATTGCCAGCGGCTGCGCCGCCTGGTGCGCGATGCGCAAGGAAACAGCAAGCCGTTCTACACGGTGATCGAAAAGATCCTGTGCGAGCACGAACGCCTGCCGCACTTCGCCGGCGTTCAGGGCACCACCGGTTATGAATGGATGAACGTCATCACCCAGGTCCTGGTCGACACCAAGGGCCTGGCGGCGCTGGACGAGACCTGGCGGCAGATCAGCAACCGTCCGCCACAGCTTGCGCCTTACGTCAAGGAGGCCAAGCGGCGCGTGCTGGAGACGCTGCTCACCAGCGAATTCACGGTGCTGACGCGCCTGCTCGCGCGCATCGCCAACGGGCATTACTCGACCCGGGATTTCTCCGCGGACAGCCTGCGGCAGGCACTGGAACTCTATGTGCTGCATTTCCCGGTGTACCGTACCTATTTGACCAACAGCGGCGCGACGGCCGCCGACCGCAAGCTGATCGACGACACCATCGCGCGCGCCCGCTCCGAATGGTTCGCCGCGGACGAAGGCATCTTCGATTTCCTGCGCGACGCCCTGACCATGGATCTGCTCAAGCCCGGCCGCCCGCCACACAGCGCCCCGCGCGTGCGCCGCTTCGCGCTGAAGGTGCAGCAATTCACCGGCCCGATGATGGCGAAGTCGCTGGAGGACACCGCGTTCTATCAATTCCACCGGCTGCTCGCCCTGAACGAGGTCGGCGGCGATCCCGCCAGCAACGGCCTCAACATTCCAGCTTTCCACGAGGCCATGCAGGCCCGCGCCAGGGAATGGCCGCTGGGAATGACGGCGACCGCGACGCATGACACCAAACGCGCCGAGGATGCCCGGGCGCGCATCGCGGGCTTAAGCGAAATTCCCGGTGAATGGACCAGCGCGGTTTCGCGCTGGAAGGTGTTGAACGCGCCGCATCTCACGCTCCAGGGCAATTTCCGCGCGCCGTCGGCGACCTTCGAATACATGCTCTACCAGACGCTGCTTGGGGCTTGGCCGCTGCAGGGGCCGATCGATTCGGGCTTCGTCGAGCGCATCCAGGCCTACGCCCTGAAGGCCGCGCGCGAAGGCAAGGAGGAGACGAGTTGGCTTAACCCGCATGAAGCCTATGAGAACGGCATCAAGAGCTTCATCGACAAGATCCTCGATCCCACGCTGTCAGGTGAATTCCTGGAGGCGCTGCAGACGCTGGCCCGGCGCGTGGCGCTGCTGGGCGCACTGAACGCGCTGAGCCAGCTCACCCTCAAGGCGACGCTGCCCGGCGTGCCCGACTTCTATCAGGGCACCGAGTTCTGGGACCTTTCATTGGTCGACCCCGACAACCGCCGCCCGATCGATTTTGGCGCGCGGCATGCGGCGCTGGGGTCGCTGGACGATCCGGACTGGGGCGGCCTTAAGAAGAGCTGGCCGGACGGCCTGATCAAGCTGGCCTGGACACGGCGTCTCCTACGGCTGCGCAACGAGCTCGCCGACGTCTTCGCGCAAGGCGACTACCAGCCGCTGGCGGTGCACGGCACACATGCCGACCACGTCATTGCCTTCGCCCGCCGCCACGGCCGCAGCGCGGCGATCGTCGTGGTCGGGCGTCACTTCGCGCCGTTCACGCAAGCGGGCCGGGAATGGCCAGCGCCCGACGGAGTCGACGCAACCATCGATATCACGGGCTATGCGGCGGCGGGCTTTGCAGGCAACGAACTGCCGCTCGCGCAGGCCTTCCGCGATTTTCCTGCTTTCGTCGTCGAAGCCCGCACGGCAAGCGCCGTCAGGCCGGCGCGGCCGCGTGCACGCGCCTGA